The segment TTGTACCTGCTCTCAAACAGCTGGGTCAGGGCCTTTGCCACGTCGGGAACGCCGAAGGCCCTGGAGCTCCTCTTGTGTGTCAGCTCAATGAAGATCCACCTTGTCCGCACCAGCTCGCTGCAGCTCAGGCTCCTGCCTCCCTTCTCCGTCCTCCGCACGCCCGCGGTGTTCACGCACCAGCAGGTGCTGGACTGATTGCACTGCCTGGCTTTAAAGTCACCGCTGTCCTCACAGTCGGGGTTGTAAATGCCATCGCTGTCTGACACCCCGTGGGGAGGTCTCCAGAGGCGCTTCTCCTTCAGGGGGATCATTTCTGCCTTCATCAGGAAGCATTTAGAAGTCAGGGTTGAGCAGTCTACAGGGTGATCTGAACCTGCCAGCCTGCAGGTGCAGTTCCCTGGGCCCTCCTGGGCACACACTGCCCACTTGTTGGTCGCACAGGTACAGCTGTCATGGGCTGGTGAAGCGACTGCCAGAATCAAACCCAGCACAACCCCAAAGAGAGGCTCCATAGTGCAGGAGAAAAGCACAGATAAAGTCCTGAGCGACAGCAGGCAGCATCCAAAGCTTTAATCTATTGACGGAGGCTGCTCATTCCTACACACTGGCGTGCTGCTCCCTTTATTGATTCAAATCAGACCCACCAAACAGGTTCTTCTTCCAAAACAACTGGCAtctccttcccaaatcccagtcaacagcttcccagctccctgttaCTTCTCAGGGAGTGGCACCTGCCTCCAGCTGCCTCCCTCGCTCCTGCTTGATCAGGAAACAACAAGGAAGAAAGAGACAGCAGCCAAGCTCCTGCCATGGGCTTCCGTTATGGATTAAAGACAAGCAGCTGgcccttttccttctttagaCTTTGCATGGACTGTATGCAAATGGCTGTTGAAGGAGTTTCTTCCACTTCTGCAGGAAATCCTACTCTTCCACTTCCATCATGGTTGTTCCTGTGTCTTTCACTGCACAGCATCTCTATCATTCCACTATCTAGATTCCTATCAGTTATGGACTTTCTACTTTCATAGCTTTATTAAATAAAGCCTGTGGGAGTTTGATggttgctgcctggagcagctgctgttcCAAGAGGAACCACAGCTGACAAGGTTGatggctgcagagagcagcctCATTTTCCAG is part of the Anomalospiza imberbis isolate Cuckoo-Finch-1a 21T00152 chromosome 9, ASM3175350v1, whole genome shotgun sequence genome and harbors:
- the TACSTD2 gene encoding tumor-associated calcium signal transducer 2, whose product is MEPLFGVVLGLILAVASPAHDSCTCATNKWAVCAQEGPGNCTCRLAGSDHPVDCSTLTSKCFLMKAEMIPLKEKRLWRPPHGVSDSDGIYNPDCEDSGDFKARQCNQSSTCWCVNTAGVRRTEKGGRSLSCSELVRTRWIFIELTHKRSSRAFGVPDVAKALTQLFESRYKLHPKYIAAIKYDPPLIQIRLDQNKKPRWDVDIADVAYYFEKDVNNDSVFPSNSTLTVSVNGDALAIEKLWIYYVDEKPPEFCMRQLAAGISAVVTVVVLTAGIGIAVLLLLRWLRTRTYKKFECKEMREIKAPSLELP